Proteins from a genomic interval of Zingiber officinale cultivar Zhangliang chromosome 1B, Zo_v1.1, whole genome shotgun sequence:
- the LOC122039303 gene encoding uncharacterized protein LOC122039303: MWIREHLYFNGFSKNYLNWIWHGETVEKDRLNSSVNQEPTDNCHDDFETVNLCEAAYDNHTENPEAFMKFLEEAEKPLYKGCKRYTKFSALVKLYNTKARHGMSDVLFSNLLADFGDMLPDNHNLPSSIYKAKKTLSCLALSHEKIHACSNDCILYRKQYKDCVSCPKCGLSRWKLTKKNVEKKGVPAKVVWYFPPIPRFKRMFKSLETSRNLTWHADSTRVVGQLRYPIDSSSWKLVDHMWPDFRSEVRNIRLALAADGINPHSNISSRYNCWPIMLATYNLPPDMCMKRKFIMLTMLISGSKQPGNDIDVYLEVLVDDLQLLWEGVDGVYDAYRREVFTLKAVLLWTINDFPAYGNLSGCTTHGYYACPICGEDTYAKHLPNGKKMSFAGHRRFLP; encoded by the coding sequence ATGTGGATTCGGGAGCATCTTTACTTCAATGGTTTcagtaaaaattatttgaattggattTGGCATGGTGAGACTGTGGAGAAGGATAGATTAAATTCGAGTGTCAACCAAGAGCCAACTGATAATTGTCATGATGATTTTGAAACTGTTAATTTGTGTGAGGCAGCGTATGATAACCATACAGAAAATCCAGAAGCATTTATGAAGTTTTTGGAGGAAGCAGAGAAGCCACTGTATAAGGGATGCAAACGTTATACAAAGTTTAGTGCACTTGTAAAACTATACAATACCAAAGCAAGGCATGGGATGAGTGATGTTCTATTTTCAAATCTACTAGCAGATTTTGGGGACATGCTGCCAGATAACCACAATCTGCCATCGTCAATTTATAAAGCAAAGAAGACGTTGAGTTGTTTGGCTTTGAGTCATGAAAAGATTCATGCTTGTTCCAATGATTGCATCCTTTATAGGAAACAATATAAAGACTGCGTAAGCTGCCCGAAATGTGGCTTATCAAGATGGAAGCTAACCAAGAAAAATGTTGAGAAGAAAGGTGTTCCTGCCAAAGTGGTTTGGTATTTCCCTCCCATACCAAGATTTAAGCGAATGTTTAAATCTTTAGAAACTTCCAGAAATTTAACATGGCATGCAGATAGCACAAGAGTTGTTGGTCAGTTACGCTATCCAATTGATTCATCGTCATGGAAATTGGTGGATCATATGTGGCCCGACTTTAGAAGTGAGGTAAGAAATATTCGCCTGGCACTTGCAGCCGATGGAATTAATCCTCACAGCAATATTAGTAGTCGCTACAATTGCTGGCCAATCATGTTGGCCACATATAATTTGCCTCCAGACATGTGCATGAAAAGGAAATTCATCATGCTAACGATGCTCATTTCAGGGTCGAAACAGCCTGGAAACGATATCGACGTCTACCTTGAGGTTCTGGTTGATGATTTGCAGCTCTTGtgggaaggagttgatggagtTTATGATGCTTATCGGAGGGAGGTTTTCACTCTTAAAGCAGTTCTTTTATGGACCATCAACGACTTTCCTGCATATGGTAACCTTAGTGGATGTACTACACATGGTTATTACGCATGCCCAATATGTGGTGAGGATACTTATGCAAAGCACTTACCAAATGGGAAGAAAATGTCATTTGCTGGGCATAGACGATTCCTACCATGA